The genomic segment ATCTTCACAATTTTCGGGGCTTTCACAACCGGATTCTCCCTCGCGATCGCCTCTCTTCCGCTGGCTTTGTAATCGTAGCTGCAGTCGTGGCGATCGGAGTATCTATGATTGGCGCAGAAAAGTTCGCCACAACGGCATCTAAACCCGGTCAGGCCTACCTTCATGCGGCAACCGGAGCAGCGGTTCACTTCTCTCTTCACAGGTGGCGGCCGATACTCCGCCGACGCCTCTCCCTTCGGAGCTCTGCTCCTCTCCGCCGGATTGGAATCCGTCTCCGGTGGAAACTTTAAAGAAGAGGTAGATCTGAATGATTTCTCTTCGGATACGTGATTGATCAGCCTCTCTACAACCGGTGACTTCACAGGCGCGACTGCGGAGCTGGTGCCGAAACATTTCTGGCACGAATTACCGGCGGCGGAGTTATAAGCGACACCGCATTTCGCGCATAAAACGATTGTTTCAGGTACGACCTTGAATTCAGCATCTTCCTTCTCGGTTTTTTGCGCCATAAAATCTGCAAAACAATCCGCGTAAGAACTGCAAAACAGAAAATTGGGGAATATGGATGAGATTTCCGGAATGGAGAGATGATATAGCGGATGGATTAGAGGTCGGTAATGGCGACAGAATATTGGCCACGTAGAACGCGCATCGGGGAAGGGAGGAATTGACGGGAATGCCCTTTGTCAAACTGGCCGACGTGTAATGTGCGGTGGATTAGATCCTCAGATGTTTAGATATCTTGACAAAGTaaatctatttatttatgcGGTTCTAGTTTTCACATCAGTCCATGCATTGTGAACACCCTTCGGCAAAAGAGAGAAACAAAATACCTGGGGATGCAGACAAATCAAATTGTTATTGAATTATTTGGAGTTCGGTTTGATAAAAAGTTCAATTGGGATTCGTTTGCTAATTATATCAAATCAAGCTCGAGTATGATTTCGAGCTCgacaatttaatcaaattaGGTTGAAGCCTAAGAATTTTCGACTCGTGAGCTCGCAAATATGTTCGCTGAAAGACTTgcaagctcgagctcggcttgtttaggtggctcgtaagctCGAGCTCTAGCTCGGCTCGTTTATGTATTATTAGTTGTTATGTTTGTCGTTTTGATTATTTAAGAATGAATATACACTTTTatgtttgatttaaaatcagttcatagatatatttaatttttaacaagctcgaaTCAAGCTCAAACTTGAGCTCAATTGTATGCTTACGGGATCGAAAATTAGTCGAGCTCAAGCCAGGCTTGTTAAACAaataaacgagctattaatgagtcAAGCTCGAGCCGGcttgattaacatgataaacgaATTTTTAacaagccgagctcgagcttttcgCGAGCTTAGTAATTTCAAGACAAATTGAGCTCGATCTTAATGATAAAAGCTCGAATCGAGCTCAAGCCGAGCTCAAGTCTTATCAATCTTAAACGAGTCAATCTCAAATTTGACATTGTTTAACTTGATTTGAATTGTTTGCATCGTAAAAATACCCCTTTTGATGGGGGGCTGCCCTGAGGTTAGAATGTTTGGACTATTTTGAAAGGCAAAAGAGAGAAACAAAAGACCTCGAAAAAAGGGGGGAAACAAAaagctaaaaaaaaaagaataaaaataaggatttaaaataaaaaaatgaaaaaaaaaaaattgattgtgCTATGCCGTTTTACTCCACAATACCCCCTGTCGTGGGATCCCCACAACAGGGATCCGTTCCCTTAGTAAGATAGCTGATAAGTCCAATTTCTATAGagatttagagattttatttgtgtttatttagattttttatCCTGCTTAATTGAATTAAG from the Primulina tabacum isolate GXHZ01 chromosome 8, ASM2559414v2, whole genome shotgun sequence genome contains:
- the LOC142553754 gene encoding zinc finger A20 and AN1 domain-containing stress-associated protein 5-like; this encodes MAQKTEKEDAEFKVVPETIVLCAKCGVAYNSAAGNSCQKCFGTSSAVAPVKSPVVERLINHVSEEKSFRSTSSLKFPPETDSNPAERSRAPKGEASAEYRPPPVKREVNRCSGCRMKVGLTGFRCRCGELFCANHRYSDRHDCSYDYKASGREAIARENPVVKAPKIVKI